From Streptomyces sp. TLI_105, the proteins below share one genomic window:
- a CDS encoding DUF4259 domain-containing protein has protein sequence MGTWDIGPFDNDTAADFSYRVDEAPEEKRAEVLLAAFREVTGTGEEYLDSDLAVEAIASAALVAAQCPGGDPVTTSYAPKKSLPELPAELRPAAVEALDRVLTEPSELLELWEESDGEEWKAGIVRLRTVLAGA, from the coding sequence ATGGGTACGTGGGACATAGGCCCCTTCGACAACGACACCGCCGCCGACTTCTCGTACCGGGTGGACGAAGCCCCGGAGGAGAAGCGGGCCGAGGTGCTGCTCGCGGCCTTCCGCGAGGTCACCGGGACGGGTGAGGAGTACCTCGACTCGGACCTGGCGGTGGAGGCCATCGCGTCGGCGGCCCTGGTCGCGGCCCAGTGCCCGGGCGGCGACCCGGTCACCACCTCGTACGCCCCGAAGAAGTCCCTGCCCGAACTCCCGGCGGAGTTGCGTCCGGCGGCCGTCGAGGCCCTGGACCGGGTCCTCACCGAGCCGTCCGAACTCCTGGAACTCTGGGAGGAGTCGGACGGCGAGGAGTGGAAGGCGGGCATCGTCCGGCTCCGGACCGTCCTCGCCGGGGCCTGA
- a CDS encoding MarR family winged helix-turn-helix transcriptional regulator translates to MERKPKPIGFLLNRTDEALTRVMDGTLGEFGLTRLAWQVLNVVKDGDGTTDTEVLSVLSANADAPALTAAIDTTVAGGWVSRPAPGRLALTLDGTHRLAEVGTRVAAFRTRSVEGISPEEYGIAVRVLERMIENLEDRRS, encoded by the coding sequence ATGGAGCGCAAGCCCAAGCCCATCGGCTTTCTGCTCAACCGCACCGACGAAGCCCTCACGCGTGTCATGGACGGCACGCTCGGGGAGTTCGGCCTCACCCGCCTCGCCTGGCAGGTGCTCAACGTCGTCAAGGACGGCGACGGAACGACCGACACCGAGGTCCTGTCGGTCCTCTCGGCCAATGCCGACGCCCCCGCCCTGACCGCCGCCATCGACACCACGGTCGCCGGCGGCTGGGTGTCCCGCCCAGCCCCGGGACGGCTCGCTCTGACCCTCGACGGCACCCACCGGCTGGCCGAGGTCGGCACACGGGTGGCCGCGTTCCGCACCCGGTCGGTCGAGGGCATCTCGCCGGAGGAGTACGGGATCGCCGTCCGCGTCCTGGAGCGCATGATCGAGAACCTCGAAGACCGCCGGTCCTGA
- a CDS encoding acyl-CoA dehydrogenase, producing MGIAITHEQRELARSVRGWLTRAVPPEEVRKHLDVPDTATGRPSYWDAAAEQGLLGPHLPEEYGGGGGDLGDLAVVVEEAARALLPGPYLPSVLAAELLHRCGQHASAGTLARGERIGAVALGGTGTLTAVRTASGYLLDGTAPPVLGGPQADLVLLRAATADGSVWLAADTEGLAVRPHESADPTRPTAEITARAAHVPAARELTLDAHPDGAASDVTTLVHDLAAVLFAADACGTAARAVETAAEHARTREQFGRPIGQFQGVKHLCADMLVRLEQARALTWDAARAGQDSQEGARSLTAALAAATALDTAYTCAKDCIQILGGTGFTWEHDAHLVLRRALVARQLLGTGDHHRLAALRHAAAGVRRGLRLDLPSEVDAYRREAREAIAPAVGLDPAAARRALAPTGYAAPHLPEPYGLGAGPLQQLAVQRELDEAGITVAGLGIATWVVPSLLAHGTPEQQAEHLGPTLRGERLWCQLFSEPGAGSDLASLRTRAERTEDGRWRINGQKVWTSAAQWAHHGILLARTDPTAPKHQGLTYFLVDMRNTPGIDVRPLKEITGDSLFNEVWFDDAILPADAVVGEVDDGWRVARNTLGNERVHMADQVAFDTGLEALIARADRVDSSVRVRIGALLAEAHALACIGLRTTLLQVSGLEPGAGASVRKLVQTLHQQKLAELTLELLGPEGAVREGPGERAVHGLLMSRCLTIAGGTTQVQLNVVAERLLGLPRD from the coding sequence ATGGGCATCGCCATCACGCACGAACAGCGGGAGCTCGCCCGATCCGTCCGGGGCTGGCTCACCCGCGCCGTACCCCCCGAAGAAGTCCGCAAGCACCTGGACGTCCCCGACACCGCCACCGGACGGCCCTCGTACTGGGACGCCGCCGCCGAGCAGGGGCTCCTCGGGCCGCACCTCCCCGAGGAATACGGCGGCGGGGGCGGCGACCTCGGAGACCTCGCCGTCGTCGTGGAGGAAGCGGCCCGGGCCTTACTTCCCGGGCCCTACCTGCCCTCCGTGCTCGCCGCCGAACTCCTCCACCGGTGCGGGCAGCACGCATCCGCGGGCACGCTCGCGCGTGGAGAGCGGATCGGGGCCGTCGCCCTCGGCGGCACCGGCACCCTCACCGCCGTCCGCACCGCGAGCGGATACCTCCTCGACGGCACCGCGCCCCCCGTCCTCGGCGGCCCCCAGGCCGACCTCGTGCTCCTCCGGGCCGCCACCGCCGACGGCTCCGTCTGGCTCGCCGCCGACACCGAGGGCCTCGCCGTCCGGCCCCACGAGAGCGCCGACCCCACCCGCCCCACCGCCGAGATCACCGCCCGCGCCGCCCACGTGCCCGCCGCGCGCGAGCTGACCCTCGACGCGCACCCCGACGGGGCCGCGAGCGACGTCACCACCCTCGTCCACGACCTCGCCGCCGTCCTCTTCGCCGCCGACGCCTGCGGCACCGCCGCCCGCGCCGTCGAGACCGCCGCCGAACACGCCCGCACCCGCGAGCAGTTCGGCCGGCCCATCGGACAGTTCCAGGGCGTCAAACACCTCTGCGCCGACATGCTCGTCCGGCTCGAACAGGCCCGCGCCCTCACCTGGGACGCCGCCCGCGCCGGCCAGGACAGCCAGGAGGGAGCCCGCTCCCTCACCGCCGCGCTCGCCGCCGCCACCGCCCTCGACACCGCGTACACCTGCGCCAAGGACTGCATCCAGATCCTCGGCGGCACCGGCTTCACCTGGGAGCACGACGCCCACCTGGTGCTGCGCCGCGCCCTCGTCGCCCGCCAGCTCCTCGGCACCGGCGACCACCACCGGCTCGCCGCCCTCCGGCACGCCGCCGCCGGCGTCCGGCGCGGCCTCCGCCTCGACCTGCCGTCCGAGGTCGACGCGTACCGGCGCGAGGCCCGCGAAGCCATCGCCCCCGCCGTCGGGCTCGACCCGGCCGCCGCCCGGCGCGCCCTCGCCCCCACCGGCTACGCGGCCCCGCACCTCCCGGAGCCGTACGGGCTCGGCGCGGGCCCCCTCCAGCAGCTCGCCGTGCAGCGGGAGCTCGACGAGGCCGGGATCACCGTCGCCGGACTCGGCATCGCCACCTGGGTCGTCCCCTCGCTCCTCGCCCACGGCACCCCCGAGCAGCAGGCCGAGCACCTCGGCCCGACCCTGCGCGGCGAACGCCTCTGGTGCCAGCTCTTCTCCGAGCCCGGCGCCGGCTCCGACCTCGCCTCCCTCCGCACCCGCGCCGAACGCACGGAGGACGGACGCTGGCGGATCAACGGCCAGAAGGTGTGGACGAGCGCCGCCCAGTGGGCCCACCACGGCATCCTGCTCGCCCGCACCGACCCCACCGCCCCCAAGCACCAGGGGCTCACCTACTTCCTCGTCGACATGCGGAACACCCCCGGGATCGACGTCCGGCCGCTCAAGGAGATCACCGGGGACTCCCTCTTCAACGAGGTCTGGTTCGACGACGCGATCCTCCCCGCCGACGCCGTCGTCGGCGAGGTGGACGACGGCTGGCGGGTCGCCCGCAACACCCTCGGCAACGAGCGCGTCCACATGGCCGACCAGGTCGCCTTCGACACCGGCCTCGAAGCGCTCATCGCCCGGGCGGACCGGGTCGACAGCTCCGTACGCGTACGGATCGGGGCCCTGCTCGCCGAGGCGCACGCGCTCGCGTGCATCGGCCTGCGCACCACCCTGCTCCAGGTGTCCGGACTCGAACCCGGCGCGGGCGCCAGCGTCCGCAAACTCGTCCAGACCCTCCACCAGCAGAAACTCGCCGAACTCACCCTCGAACTCCTCGGCCCCGAAGGCGCCGTGCGCGAGGGCCCCGGCGAACGGGCCGTCCACGGCCTGCTCATGTCCCGCTGCCTCACCATCGCGGGCGGCACCACCCAGGTACAGCTCAATGTCGTCGCCGAGCGCCTGCTCGGCCTGCCGAGGGACTGA
- a CDS encoding lipid-transfer protein, which yields MTTKAYVVGVGMTKFEKPETRDWQYWDMAKEAGTAALADAGVPYARVEQAAVGYCFQPSTAGQRAVYELGLTGIPVYNLNNNCATGSTALMTARQFVEGGIADCVLALGFEKMSRGSLGGGSGAGDFSTSPVARHYGIMAAAHGFETSPPTAQIFGNAAREHMERYGTTEVQLAAVGAKNHQHSANNPNAQFQDVHTVDEILAARTVHRPLTKLQCSPTSDGAAAAVVVSERFVAEHGLQDRAVEIAGQAMTTDTEDSFASGSCIDAVGRPMSRAAARLAYERSGLGIEDVDVVELHDCFSVNELLTYEALGMCEEGASGKLVESGATTYGGRWVVNPSGGLISKGHPLGATGLAQAAELVWQLRGEAGARQVAGARVGLAHNIGLGGAAVVTLLRKA from the coding sequence ATGACCACCAAGGCGTACGTCGTCGGCGTCGGAATGACGAAGTTCGAGAAGCCGGAGACCCGGGACTGGCAGTACTGGGACATGGCCAAGGAGGCCGGCACCGCCGCCCTCGCCGACGCGGGCGTCCCCTACGCGCGCGTGGAGCAGGCCGCCGTCGGCTACTGCTTCCAGCCCTCCACCGCCGGCCAGCGCGCCGTGTACGAGCTCGGGCTCACCGGCATCCCCGTCTACAACCTCAACAACAACTGCGCGACCGGCTCCACCGCCCTCATGACCGCCCGGCAGTTCGTCGAGGGCGGCATCGCCGACTGCGTCCTCGCCCTCGGCTTCGAGAAGATGAGCAGGGGCTCGCTGGGTGGCGGGTCGGGCGCCGGTGACTTCAGTACGTCCCCCGTCGCCCGGCACTACGGCATCATGGCCGCCGCCCACGGCTTCGAGACGTCCCCGCCCACCGCCCAGATCTTCGGCAACGCCGCCCGGGAGCACATGGAGCGGTACGGGACGACCGAGGTGCAGCTCGCGGCCGTCGGCGCCAAGAACCACCAGCACTCGGCGAACAACCCCAACGCCCAGTTCCAGGACGTCCACACGGTCGACGAGATCCTCGCCGCGAGGACCGTCCACCGGCCCCTCACCAAGCTCCAGTGCTCGCCCACCTCCGACGGCGCGGCCGCCGCCGTCGTCGTGTCGGAACGTTTCGTCGCGGAACACGGCCTCCAGGACCGGGCCGTGGAGATCGCCGGCCAGGCGATGACCACCGACACCGAGGACTCCTTCGCCTCCGGCTCCTGCATCGACGCGGTCGGCCGCCCCATGTCCCGGGCCGCCGCCCGCCTCGCGTACGAGCGCTCGGGCCTCGGCATCGAGGACGTGGACGTCGTCGAACTCCACGACTGCTTCTCCGTCAACGAGCTGCTGACGTACGAGGCGCTCGGCATGTGCGAGGAGGGCGCCTCCGGCAAACTCGTCGAGTCCGGCGCCACCACGTACGGCGGGCGCTGGGTCGTGAACCCCTCCGGCGGCCTCATCTCCAAGGGCCACCCGCTCGGCGCCACCGGCCTCGCCCAGGCCGCCGAACTGGTCTGGCAGCTGCGCGGCGAGGCGGGAGCCCGGCAGGTGGCGGGGGCACGGGTCGGACTCGCCCACAACATCGGCCTGGGCGGGGCGGCGGTGGTGACGCTGCTGCGGAAGGCGTAG
- a CDS encoding MFS transporter encodes MSQTDSATTTASSAARRSPRPWTVVLTACAGQFLVVLDVSVVNVALPSMRADLGLSAAGLQWVISAYAIAFAGFMLLGGRAADLYGRKAMFLLGLGLFTAASVVGGLAQEGWQLVAGRAAQGLGAALLSPATLTLVTGAVPAGPARTRAIATWTAVGAAGGAAGGFVGGLLVDLLSWRWVLLVNVPVGVVVLAGAVLLLRESRTGAGRRLDLPGAVLVTAGLATLAYGIVQTEAAGWTDPATLLTLLGGLGLLAVFVTVEARTAAPLMPLKLFRTRAVSAANVGILLCGSSSFGMWFFMTTYAQSVLGHTPLQAGLALVPSSLSVVVGSKLAPRLMPAVGARNLAVVGALVGAVGFAWQSTMTADGSFLTTILGPGILMMGGIGLATTPLATLATSSAAPGDAGLVSGLVNTSRTMGGALGIAALTTLATAVTGPTATPAGLTAGYAAAFRVSTAVLVGAAALMFFWLPNPSRPVVVRG; translated from the coding sequence ATGTCGCAGACCGACTCCGCCACCACGACCGCGTCCTCCGCCGCCCGACGCTCCCCCCGCCCCTGGACGGTCGTCCTGACCGCGTGCGCGGGGCAGTTCCTCGTCGTCCTCGACGTCTCCGTCGTGAACGTCGCACTGCCGTCGATGCGCGCCGACCTCGGGCTCTCGGCGGCCGGTCTGCAGTGGGTGATCAGCGCGTACGCCATCGCCTTCGCCGGGTTCATGCTGCTCGGCGGGCGGGCCGCCGACCTCTACGGGCGCAAGGCGATGTTCCTGCTCGGGCTCGGGCTCTTCACCGCCGCCTCGGTCGTCGGCGGCCTCGCCCAGGAGGGCTGGCAGCTCGTCGCGGGCCGGGCGGCCCAGGGCCTCGGCGCGGCCCTCCTCTCCCCGGCCACGCTGACCCTGGTCACCGGCGCCGTCCCGGCCGGCCCCGCCAGGACCCGGGCGATCGCCACCTGGACGGCGGTGGGTGCGGCCGGCGGTGCGGCGGGCGGCTTCGTCGGCGGGCTCCTCGTCGACCTGCTCTCCTGGCGCTGGGTCCTCCTGGTCAACGTCCCCGTGGGCGTCGTCGTCCTGGCGGGCGCGGTGCTCCTGCTCCGCGAGAGCCGCACCGGCGCCGGCCGCCGCCTCGACCTGCCGGGCGCCGTCCTCGTCACCGCGGGCCTCGCCACCCTCGCGTACGGCATCGTCCAGACCGAGGCGGCCGGCTGGACCGACCCGGCGACCCTGCTGACGCTCCTCGGCGGCCTCGGGCTCCTCGCGGTCTTCGTGACCGTCGAGGCCCGCACGGCGGCCCCGCTGATGCCACTGAAGCTCTTCCGCACGCGGGCGGTGTCGGCGGCCAACGTGGGGATCCTGCTGTGCGGTTCGAGCTCCTTCGGCATGTGGTTCTTCATGACGACGTACGCGCAGAGCGTCCTCGGCCACACCCCGCTCCAGGCCGGCCTCGCGCTCGTCCCCAGCTCCCTCAGCGTCGTCGTGGGCTCGAAGCTGGCCCCGCGCCTGATGCCGGCGGTCGGCGCCCGGAACCTCGCGGTGGTCGGCGCGCTCGTCGGGGCCGTCGGCTTCGCCTGGCAGTCGACGATGACCGCGGACGGCAGCTTCCTGACGACGATCCTCGGCCCCGGGATCCTGATGATGGGCGGCATCGGCCTGGCGACCACCCCGCTGGCCACCCTCGCCACCTCCAGCGCCGCCCCGGGCGACGCGGGCCTCGTCTCCGGCCTCGTCAACACCTCCCGCACGATGGGCGGCGCCCTCGGCATCGCGGCCCTGACCACGCTCGCGACCGCCGTCACGGGCCCGACCGCGACCCCCGCCGGCCTCACCGCCGGCTATGCGGCGGCCTTCCGCGTCTCGACGGCCGTCCTCGTCGGCGCGGCCGCACTGATGTTCTTCTGGCTCCCGAATCCGTCCAGGCCCGTGGTGGTCCGTGGGTGA